A genome region from Catenulispora sp. MAP5-51 includes the following:
- a CDS encoding phage tail protein: protein MTIDMFASAAGQGPAQLAGAVAPAAGTGLSTGMSAARALQGADSAFPLYGLSMRFIVTFSTETGSQRLGEWSSCTGLHVGFEWEEIEVGGDYGGKAVLPKAVKHTPVVLERAMEHKPSKELQTWLDKLVKDWVNREAGMEELPKGIVLITLQDCQQNPVCSWALHNAVPVSWNGPELKASGGEIALERLTLAHEGFLPHTSVPHKASAANARLSLSDESVLFHYNPAAMTVAHTALAVPAETPPDPKTSPPTKGNGQRRPAENKTKITLDAVVFDGDDVEEICDRLIGWTFLKPVPATGSALKWRPPSLEFRWGKQRSLSVYLTDVTAKYTRFSRTGTPVRATVTLTLEEVPGTRPGTNPTSGGLPGRGTHVLTGAETLPALATSTYGGPGRWREIAAANGFDDPLRVRPGTAVYLPSAQETEG, encoded by the coding sequence ATGACCATCGATATGTTCGCCTCGGCCGCCGGGCAGGGGCCGGCCCAGCTCGCGGGGGCGGTGGCGCCGGCCGCCGGCACCGGGCTGTCGACCGGGATGTCGGCGGCGCGGGCTTTGCAGGGGGCCGATTCCGCGTTCCCGCTCTATGGCCTGTCCATGCGGTTCATCGTGACCTTCTCCACCGAGACCGGCAGCCAGCGGCTCGGCGAGTGGTCCTCGTGCACCGGGCTGCACGTCGGGTTCGAGTGGGAGGAGATCGAGGTCGGCGGCGACTACGGGGGCAAGGCCGTGCTGCCGAAGGCCGTGAAGCACACGCCCGTGGTCCTGGAGCGGGCCATGGAGCACAAGCCCTCGAAGGAACTGCAGACCTGGCTCGACAAGCTCGTCAAGGACTGGGTGAACCGCGAGGCGGGGATGGAGGAGCTGCCCAAGGGGATCGTGCTCATCACCCTGCAGGACTGCCAGCAGAACCCTGTCTGCTCCTGGGCGCTGCACAACGCGGTCCCCGTCTCCTGGAACGGACCGGAGCTGAAAGCGTCCGGGGGCGAGATCGCCCTGGAGCGGCTGACCCTCGCGCACGAGGGCTTCCTGCCGCACACGTCCGTCCCGCACAAGGCCAGTGCCGCCAATGCCCGGCTCAGCCTGAGCGATGAGAGCGTCCTGTTCCACTACAACCCGGCGGCGATGACGGTGGCGCACACCGCGTTGGCGGTTCCGGCCGAAACGCCGCCGGACCCGAAGACAAGCCCCCCGACCAAGGGGAACGGCCAGCGGCGGCCGGCCGAGAACAAGACGAAGATCACCCTGGACGCGGTGGTCTTCGACGGCGACGACGTGGAGGAGATCTGCGATCGCCTGATCGGCTGGACCTTCCTCAAACCCGTCCCGGCGACCGGCTCGGCGCTGAAGTGGCGGCCCCCCAGCCTGGAGTTCCGCTGGGGCAAGCAGAGGAGCCTGTCTGTCTACCTCACGGATGTGACCGCGAAGTACACCAGGTTCAGCCGCACCGGGACACCGGTGCGGGCCACGGTCACCCTCACCCTCGAGGAGGTCCCCGGCACCAGGCCCGGGACCAATCCGACCTCCGGCGGCCTGCCCGGACGCGGCACGCACGTCCTCACCGGCGCCGAGACGCTGCCCGCGCTGGCGACCAGCACCTACGGCGGGCCGGGGCGCTGGCGCGAGATCGCCGCCGCGAACGGCTTCGACGATCCGCTGCGGGTCCGGCCCGGGACGGCCGTGTACCTGCCGAGCGCGCAGGAGACCGAAGGATGA
- a CDS encoding phage tail protein has product MDGFGSVLGGAESAQTALEGFVGMGHRYAVLIDNVAYHIGEWQKVSGLSVRWKPIEYRVGDQGNKICVLPGATTYETIALSRAASPYSRVVQHWLNETSKNPKPQSGTIQLVDFAGMPLVQWRLNEFFPIKWSIDNLNAETGKPVIETLELAHTGFLEDAISMLSPI; this is encoded by the coding sequence GTGGACGGGTTCGGATCGGTGCTCGGCGGAGCCGAGAGCGCGCAGACCGCCCTGGAAGGGTTCGTCGGCATGGGCCATCGCTACGCGGTCCTGATCGACAACGTCGCCTACCACATCGGGGAATGGCAGAAGGTGTCCGGGCTCTCGGTGAGATGGAAGCCGATCGAGTACCGCGTGGGCGATCAGGGGAACAAGATCTGCGTCCTGCCCGGGGCCACCACCTACGAGACGATCGCGCTCAGCCGCGCGGCCAGTCCGTACTCGCGGGTCGTGCAGCACTGGCTGAACGAGACGTCCAAGAACCCGAAACCGCAGAGCGGGACGATCCAGCTCGTGGACTTCGCCGGGATGCCGCTCGTCCAGTGGCGGCTGAACGAGTTCTTCCCGATCAAGTGGAGCATCGACAACCTGAACGCCGAGACCGGCAAGCCCGTGATCGAGACGCTCGAGCTCGCGCACACCGGCTTCCTGGAAGACGCCATCTCGATGCTGTCCCCGATCTGA